The stretch of DNA ACGCGGCCAGGCTAAGGGGCGCGGACCGGCGGGCTGCCTTATTGGAAGCGGTGGCGACCCGTTACCGGCCCATTATGATGACGGCACTGTCCGATGTGGCCGGCATGTTACCCCTGGCCCTGGAATTATCGGTGGGGTCGGAGCGTTTTTCGCCGCTGGCCACTGCGGTTGTAGGGGGTATTCTTTCGGCGACGCTGCTGACCATGGTGGTAATTCCGGTGATCTACTCGGTTCTTGATGATTTGGCTCGCAAAGTTGTTTACCATGAATAAACCAAAAAACTCGTCATAACCGCCGGTATGGATTATGGCGAGTTTTTTATGTTCAAGCAATATATGAAAGATTATTCTGTAAAAGGACTGTGCCTAAGAGGGAACCGGAAAATGGCCTTGACAAAAAATAATAACCTTATAATATTAAATTCAGTAAGTGTTTACTAACCCAAAGGAGTACTTATAATGAAATACCATAGAGTGAATACCGGCGATCGCCGTTTACAAATTGCCCGGGCAGCATTGCAAATTATTGCCCAACAGGGGGTGGGTAGACTTACCACAGCCCGTTTGGCCAGGGAAGTGGGGCTGTCGGAGGCCGCCATATATAAGTATTTTGATAGCAAGGACGATGTGTTATACTTTGCTTTGAAATTTGTTCACGATACGCTAACTTCCAAAATGGAGCAGATTATCTCAGGCAAGGGAGATCCTGTTGAAAAATTAATTAAGTTGATTCAATTTCAATTTGCTTTTCTGGGGGAAAATCAGGGTGTTCCTCGGGTTATCTTTTCTGAACAATTATATCTTGGCAACAACGAGCTCAGGCAAATGTACTTGCAAACCATTGATAAGTATTTTTTATTCCTACAAAGATTGGTGAAAGAAGGTATCCATGAAGGTATATTTAGAAAGGAATTAGACCCTGAAATGGCGGCCACGGCTTGTATGGGGTTGGTCCAAACCACCGTATTTCGCTGGTCCTTGACGGAAAACAAAACCGATCT from Desulfoscipio gibsoniae DSM 7213 encodes:
- a CDS encoding TetR/AcrR family transcriptional regulator, whose protein sequence is MKYHRVNTGDRRLQIARAALQIIAQQGVGRLTTARLAREVGLSEAAIYKYFDSKDDVLYFALKFVHDTLTSKMEQIISGKGDPVEKLIKLIQFQFAFLGENQGVPRVIFSEQLYLGNNELRQMYLQTIDKYFLFLQRLVKEGIHEGIFRKELDPEMAATACMGLVQTTVFRWSLTENKTDLNSKVNQIISFLKDCWGYSNT